A region from the Nocardioides exalbidus genome encodes:
- a CDS encoding sugar kinase, whose amino-acid sequence MTIETRPAEECEFDIVALGEVMLRLDPGEGRIRTARRFEAWEGGGEYNVARGMRKVFGKRAGVVTALADNEIGHLVENLIMQGGVDTSLIRWEKYDGIGRTVRNGLNFTERGYGVRGAVGVSDRANTAIAHMSPGTVDWDDLFGRRGVRWLHTGGIYAALSENTAAVAEEAMAAAQKHGTVVSFDLNYRPSLWAGIGGPEFARDVNTRLAGHVDVMIGNEEDFTASLGFEVAHVDENLSSLPMDSFEAMVGTVAEKMPWFKVIATTLRTVHSASDNDWQAIAWSPETGVLASTPRDHLGIFDRVGGGDGFASGLVYGLLEGEPLQQCLELGAAHGALAMTTPGDTSMATREEVRALASGGSARVRR is encoded by the coding sequence ATGACCATCGAGACCCGACCCGCCGAGGAGTGCGAGTTCGACATCGTCGCGCTCGGCGAGGTGATGCTGCGCCTGGACCCGGGGGAGGGGCGCATCCGCACCGCCCGCCGGTTCGAGGCGTGGGAGGGCGGCGGCGAGTACAACGTCGCCCGGGGCATGCGGAAGGTCTTCGGCAAGCGCGCCGGCGTCGTCACGGCGCTCGCCGACAACGAGATCGGCCACCTGGTCGAGAACCTCATCATGCAGGGCGGCGTCGACACCTCGCTGATCCGCTGGGAGAAGTACGACGGCATCGGGCGCACCGTGCGCAACGGCCTGAACTTCACCGAGCGCGGGTACGGCGTGCGGGGCGCGGTCGGCGTGTCCGACCGGGCCAACACCGCCATCGCGCACATGTCGCCCGGAACCGTCGACTGGGACGACCTCTTCGGTCGTCGCGGGGTGCGCTGGCTCCACACCGGAGGCATCTACGCCGCGCTGTCGGAGAACACCGCAGCCGTCGCCGAGGAGGCCATGGCCGCTGCCCAGAAGCACGGCACGGTCGTGTCCTTCGACCTGAACTACCGTCCCAGCCTCTGGGCGGGCATCGGCGGCCCCGAGTTCGCGCGTGACGTCAACACCCGCCTCGCCGGGCACGTCGACGTGATGATCGGCAACGAGGAGGACTTCACCGCCTCCCTCGGCTTCGAGGTCGCCCACGTCGACGAGAACCTCAGCTCGCTGCCCATGGACAGCTTCGAGGCCATGGTCGGCACGGTCGCGGAGAAGATGCCGTGGTTCAAGGTGATCGCCACGACGCTGCGCACGGTCCACTCGGCCAGCGACAACGACTGGCAGGCCATCGCGTGGTCCCCGGAGACGGGCGTGCTCGCCTCCACCCCGCGCGACCACCTGGGCATCTTCGACCGGGTCGGCGGCGGCGACGGCTTCGCCTCCGGCCTCGTCTACGGCCTGCTCGAGGGCGAGCCCCTCCAGCAGTGCCTCGAGCTCGGTGCCGCCCACGGCGCGCTGGCGATGACCACGCCCGGTGACACCTCCATGGCGACCCGCGAGGAAGTACGAGCGCTGGCCAGCGGTGGCAGCGCACGCGTGCGCCGCTGA
- a CDS encoding LamG-like jellyroll fold domain-containing protein, which produces MNLLSRSARWRPSGRRPGGTRRALRHLVAVTAAAAVAFPLATVTAAPVAALAPADDGVLKVLLFYTNDNVHASVPNTRAAVREMATALGTQYNQTVDIQETNQASAFTTDNLASKDLLVFAHTAGVLFNTDQRAALESYIRGGGGFVGLHYTAWSPDQTEHDVNPFYRRLVGAAATGHPEPAGGYRGTISVSDGTSPLTQGLQSPLSYTDEWYEWDVNPTQNVKTLVTVDESTYSGGRIGEEGTSHPVTWCQKIDQGRSWYSSLGHHATTWTAADDGNADDNRADDFVRSQLRYGMAYSAGLLAADCSPPQKDQQGEMSAVTPWPVMPINAALTSDGKVQSFGSVGTGCTDANPYDYSGNDCVSQGGQTQIDVWDPKIPRTLANLVSGVVPNATYTDLFCSMQVQMPHRRSTFTVGGDDSLGGNAPNDAAIGVTSYSSGAGLRNEAPMNYPRWYPTGTTLPSGSIVVQGGSLRGGPGGPGVQTPELYDPSQGNSWKLLTGATSAQAYGDGAGAPQDENRWWYPRAFVAPTNGNVFTITGTQMFELDPSGNGAVTMRGTLGNGSGNQGTLGNPVGATSTATMYRPGKILQVGGGWWANGGGPAGARAGFTVDISGGTASPVVTATDPMKYARHWASSTVMPDGKVIVTGGSRDNNGQSGYVTNAEIWNPDAPSGLQWTEVKIPYEHARLYHSTALLLPDGRIMIGGGGAPGPHNYTDVEYYSPAYLFDGNTPAVRPVVTNAPKRIGYNGSFSLTSDKTVDRVTLVRNGSVTHGFNNDQNFQDLAFTTSGNTVNITSPTNANFAPPGAYMVFVWSNGTPSVANIVQIDPTVKMNKPAPTVVDQFEYPRIPASYLSGGYSTDDVVVAAGNGRMSPWKVDSEVRLTRASGGSMGGLGGTGYHLAVGTAGKLTRTIKGLDVGKEYRVSVRYARDSRTGGTAPGTATLSVANLSQALTSTTASTAAFETFAGTFVATGRQQDLTITGSGAAGLVLDDLVVVGTGLGVADAQVSYQFEEGTGTTAANTGSDTTVGDAVLTGTTGWSPSGVTGGSVDLKGGTDNANAVDLPDNLLQNEAAFTTSFWVRPDDMTRPWTGLFHIGDGLGDAGSFFQIQMRTEANGQTGLAATFKKKGSSLQERTYAVPTKDVVLNQWNHVVFTRQGATGTLYLNGAKIATNPNLTLTMTDVGPTTNNWLGRNGFPDAPLDGRVDDVRLYTSALSDADVAGMYADGTALNTTTTVSVTPASPSPFNTPVTVSATVKDSANANPTGVADLWVDGESVGSQVTVTNGQVSFPGVTLSPRAHTIEVRFTAAAGWRDSTGTVQHTVARPPVGEGIPVHYKFDEGTGTTAANSGSDTAIGNATLTGNADWSADGKYGSAVALPGQGHVNLPNDVTFGMTKDMTISTWIRPTALPNWTTHVQIGKDTTEFLLLQSRTENGQRGFAVTMRMNNGEQYRTQLDGNTDLPLNQWTHVAVTLGGTPNATGTSVRIYFNGVLQNGGSRDNIPVTIGDIADGGTTANFIGNGSWNDPRPTERVDDFRIYGYTLSEQEVQAIFNATTNASPVGAPDAYAATAGETLSVPAPGVLANDTDAEGNTLTAGDVVQPANGVVVMSANGSFTYKSDDGFSGTDTFTYRANDGTSKSAATTVTITVTGQPQTPNRAPVAVDDEFSTISGEALTLAAPGVLGNDTDADGDVLTATGATQPINGTVVVRANGSFTYTPDAGFVGKDKFTYTARDAALGSTPANVTIIVKPTGNGGGNGGGNGGGTGPVNSAVAGASASYTYGQAGSFVVSVAPATATGKVELVSGTDVVGTGTLAAGQARIDLAAKGLMPGTWALTLRYLGDASHKPSSSAVSVVVAKVVPEMVVKAPSKVRKGNRATIRVALDAPDGVAVNGDVTFKIAGGKTLSGTLNGGRVFIQLPKAKGKRIKLTVTYAGSAAVESTSEQLKIRVRKR; this is translated from the coding sequence ATGAACCTGCTCTCCAGATCTGCCCGCTGGCGCCCCTCCGGCCGCCGGCCCGGAGGAACCCGTCGCGCGCTGAGGCACCTCGTGGCGGTGACGGCCGCCGCTGCGGTGGCCTTCCCGCTGGCGACGGTCACCGCCGCGCCGGTCGCCGCCCTCGCACCCGCCGATGACGGCGTGCTGAAGGTGCTGCTCTTCTACACGAACGACAACGTGCACGCCTCCGTGCCCAACACCCGCGCCGCCGTGCGCGAGATGGCCACCGCGCTGGGCACGCAGTACAACCAGACGGTCGACATCCAGGAGACCAACCAGGCCAGCGCGTTCACCACGGACAACCTGGCCTCGAAGGACCTGCTGGTCTTCGCCCACACCGCGGGCGTGCTGTTCAACACCGACCAGCGCGCGGCCCTCGAGTCCTACATCCGCGGTGGCGGTGGCTTCGTCGGCCTCCACTACACGGCCTGGTCGCCGGACCAGACCGAGCACGACGTGAACCCGTTCTACCGGCGGCTCGTCGGCGCGGCCGCGACCGGCCACCCCGAGCCCGCGGGCGGTTACCGCGGCACCATCTCGGTCTCCGACGGCACCAGCCCCCTGACGCAGGGCCTCCAGTCGCCCCTGTCCTACACCGACGAGTGGTACGAGTGGGACGTCAATCCCACGCAGAACGTCAAGACGCTGGTCACCGTCGACGAGTCGACGTACAGCGGCGGGCGCATCGGCGAGGAGGGCACCTCCCACCCCGTCACGTGGTGCCAGAAGATCGACCAGGGTCGCTCGTGGTACTCCTCGCTCGGGCACCACGCGACGACGTGGACCGCGGCCGACGACGGCAACGCGGACGACAACCGCGCCGACGACTTCGTGCGCAGCCAGCTGCGCTACGGCATGGCCTACTCGGCCGGCCTCCTGGCGGCCGACTGCTCGCCGCCGCAGAAGGACCAGCAGGGCGAGATGAGCGCGGTCACCCCGTGGCCCGTCATGCCGATCAACGCGGCCCTCACCTCCGACGGCAAGGTCCAGTCCTTCGGATCCGTCGGCACGGGCTGCACCGACGCCAACCCCTACGACTACAGCGGCAACGACTGCGTCAGCCAGGGTGGCCAGACCCAGATCGACGTGTGGGACCCGAAGATCCCGCGGACGCTGGCCAACCTCGTCTCCGGCGTGGTGCCCAACGCGACCTACACCGACCTCTTCTGCTCGATGCAGGTGCAGATGCCGCACCGCCGCTCGACCTTCACGGTCGGCGGTGACGACAGCCTCGGCGGCAACGCCCCGAACGACGCCGCCATCGGTGTCACCAGCTACTCCTCGGGTGCCGGCCTCAGGAACGAGGCGCCGATGAACTACCCGCGCTGGTACCCGACCGGCACGACGCTGCCCAGCGGTTCCATCGTGGTCCAGGGCGGCTCGCTGCGCGGCGGCCCCGGCGGCCCCGGTGTCCAGACGCCCGAGCTCTACGACCCCTCGCAGGGCAACTCGTGGAAGCTCCTCACCGGCGCCACCAGCGCCCAGGCCTACGGTGACGGCGCCGGTGCGCCGCAGGACGAGAACCGCTGGTGGTACCCGCGCGCCTTCGTCGCCCCCACCAACGGCAACGTCTTCACCATCACCGGCACCCAGATGTTCGAGCTCGACCCCTCCGGCAACGGTGCGGTCACCATGCGCGGCACCCTGGGCAACGGCAGCGGCAACCAGGGCACCCTGGGCAACCCGGTCGGCGCCACGTCGACCGCGACGATGTACCGCCCCGGCAAGATCCTGCAGGTCGGTGGCGGCTGGTGGGCCAACGGCGGCGGCCCCGCCGGCGCCCGCGCCGGCTTCACCGTCGACATCTCCGGCGGCACCGCCAGCCCGGTGGTCACCGCGACCGACCCGATGAAGTACGCCCGCCACTGGGCGTCCTCGACGGTCATGCCCGACGGCAAGGTCATCGTCACCGGTGGCTCGCGCGACAACAACGGCCAGTCCGGCTACGTCACCAACGCCGAGATCTGGAACCCGGACGCTCCCAGCGGCTTGCAGTGGACCGAGGTCAAGATCCCCTACGAGCACGCCCGGCTCTACCACTCGACCGCACTGCTCCTGCCCGACGGCCGGATCATGATCGGCGGCGGCGGCGCTCCCGGCCCGCACAACTACACCGACGTCGAGTACTACTCCCCGGCCTACCTCTTCGACGGCAACACCCCGGCCGTGCGTCCGGTGGTCACCAACGCCCCGAAGCGGATCGGCTACAACGGCTCGTTCTCGCTGACGTCGGACAAGACGGTCGACCGGGTCACCCTGGTCCGCAACGGTTCGGTCACCCACGGCTTCAACAACGACCAGAACTTCCAGGACCTGGCCTTCACGACCAGCGGCAACACGGTCAACATCACCTCCCCGACGAACGCCAACTTCGCGCCCCCCGGCGCCTACATGGTCTTCGTGTGGAGCAACGGCACGCCGTCGGTCGCCAACATCGTCCAGATCGACCCGACGGTGAAGATGAACAAGCCGGCCCCCACGGTGGTCGACCAGTTCGAGTACCCGCGGATCCCGGCGTCCTACCTGTCGGGTGGCTACTCGACCGACGACGTCGTGGTGGCTGCGGGCAACGGCCGGATGTCGCCCTGGAAGGTCGACAGCGAGGTTCGGCTCACGCGCGCCAGCGGCGGCAGCATGGGCGGCCTCGGCGGCACCGGCTACCACCTCGCGGTGGGCACCGCCGGCAAGCTGACCCGCACCATCAAGGGCCTCGACGTGGGCAAGGAGTACCGCGTGTCGGTGCGCTACGCCCGTGATAGCCGCACGGGCGGCACTGCGCCGGGCACGGCGACCCTCTCGGTCGCCAACCTCTCGCAGGCCCTGACGAGCACGACGGCCTCCACCGCCGCGTTCGAGACCTTCGCCGGGACCTTCGTCGCCACCGGGCGGCAGCAGGACCTGACGATCACCGGCAGCGGTGCCGCCGGCCTCGTCCTCGACGACCTCGTCGTCGTGGGCACGGGCCTCGGGGTCGCCGACGCCCAGGTGTCGTACCAGTTCGAGGAGGGCACCGGCACCACCGCTGCCAACACGGGCTCCGACACCACCGTCGGCGACGCGGTCCTGACCGGCACCACCGGCTGGAGCCCGTCCGGCGTCACCGGGGGATCGGTCGACCTCAAGGGCGGCACCGACAACGCCAACGCCGTGGACCTGCCCGACAACCTGCTGCAGAACGAGGCCGCGTTCACGACGTCGTTCTGGGTCCGCCCGGACGACATGACACGGCCGTGGACCGGTCTGTTCCACATCGGTGACGGTCTGGGCGACGCAGGCAGCTTCTTCCAGATCCAGATGCGGACCGAGGCCAACGGCCAGACGGGCCTGGCGGCGACCTTCAAGAAGAAGGGGAGCAGCCTCCAGGAACGGACCTACGCGGTCCCGACCAAGGACGTCGTGCTCAACCAGTGGAACCACGTCGTCTTCACGCGGCAGGGTGCCACCGGCACGCTCTACCTCAACGGCGCCAAGATCGCCACCAACCCCAACCTGACGCTCACCATGACCGACGTCGGTCCCACCACCAACAACTGGCTCGGTCGCAACGGCTTCCCGGACGCCCCCCTCGACGGGCGGGTCGACGACGTGCGTCTCTACACGTCCGCCTTGTCCGACGCCGACGTCGCCGGGATGTACGCCGACGGCACGGCGCTCAACACCACCACGACGGTCAGCGTCACGCCGGCCTCCCCGTCGCCGTTCAACACCCCCGTCACGGTGTCGGCGACGGTGAAGGACTCGGCCAACGCGAACCCGACCGGTGTCGCCGACCTGTGGGTCGACGGCGAGAGCGTCGGCAGCCAGGTCACGGTCACCAACGGCCAGGTCTCCTTCCCGGGCGTCACGCTGAGCCCGCGTGCGCACACCATCGAGGTCCGCTTCACCGCGGCCGCCGGTTGGCGCGACTCGACCGGCACGGTCCAGCACACGGTGGCTCGTCCGCCGGTGGGTGAGGGCATCCCCGTCCACTACAAGTTCGACGAGGGAACCGGCACCACGGCGGCCAACTCGGGATCCGACACGGCCATCGGCAACGCCACGCTCACGGGCAACGCGGACTGGTCGGCCGACGGCAAGTACGGCAGCGCCGTCGCCCTGCCCGGCCAGGGTCACGTCAACCTGCCGAACGACGTCACGTTCGGCATGACCAAGGACATGACCATCTCCACCTGGATCCGTCCGACCGCCCTGCCGAACTGGACCACCCACGTCCAGATCGGCAAGGACACGACGGAGTTCCTGCTCCTGCAGTCCAGGACGGAGAACGGCCAGCGTGGCTTCGCTGTCACGATGCGCATGAACAACGGTGAGCAGTACCGCACCCAGCTGGACGGCAACACCGACCTGCCGCTCAACCAGTGGACCCACGTGGCCGTCACGCTCGGTGGGACGCCGAACGCCACCGGGACGTCCGTGCGGATCTACTTCAACGGCGTCCTGCAGAACGGTGGCAGCCGGGACAACATCCCGGTCACCATCGGTGACATCGCCGACGGCGGCACCACCGCCAACTTCATCGGCAACGGCAGCTGGAACGACCCCCGGCCGACCGAGCGAGTGGATGACTTCCGCATCTACGGCTACACGCTCAGCGAGCAGGAGGTCCAGGCGATCTTCAACGCGACGACCAACGCCTCACCGGTCGGTGCGCCCGACGCCTACGCCGCCACGGCGGGGGAGACCCTCTCGGTTCCCGCGCCCGGCGTCCTGGCCAACGACACCGACGCCGAGGGCAACACCCTCACGGCCGGTGACGTGGTGCAGCCCGCCAACGGCGTGGTCGTGATGTCTGCCAACGGGTCCTTCACCTACAAGTCCGACGACGGCTTCTCCGGGACGGACACCTTCACCTACCGGGCCAACGACGGGACGTCGAAGTCGGCGGCCACGACGGTGACCATCACGGTGACGGGCCAGCCGCAGACGCCCAACCGGGCGCCGGTGGCGGTGGACGACGAGTTCAGCACGATCTCCGGGGAGGCGCTGACCCTGGCGGCCCCGGGCGTCCTCGGCAACGACACCGACGCCGACGGCGACGTGCTGACCGCCACGGGTGCGACCCAGCCGATCAACGGCACGGTCGTGGTGCGGGCGAACGGCTCCTTCACCTACACGCCCGACGCGGGCTTCGTGGGCAAGGACAAGTTCACCTACACCGCCCGCGACGCCGCACTCGGCTCGACGCCGGCGAACGTCACGATCATCGTCAAGCCCACCGGCAACGGGGGCGGCAACGGTGGCGGCAACGGTGGCGGGACCGGTCCGGTCAACTCCGCGGTGGCAGGCGCTTCGGCGTCCTACACCTACGGCCAGGCCGGCAGCTTCGTGGTCAGCGTCGCCCCGGCGACGGCCACCGGCAAGGTGGAGCTGGTCAGTGGCACCGACGTGGTGGGCACCGGCACGCTCGCCGCGGGCCAGGCCCGGATCGACCTCGCAGCCAAGGGCCTGATGCCCGGGACCTGGGCGCTCACCCTCCGCTACCTCGGAGACGCCAGCCACAAGCCGTCGTCCTCGGCGGTCTCGGTCGTGGTCGCCAAGGTCGTGCCGGAGATGGTGGTCAAGGCGCCGTCGAAGGTGAGGAAGGGCAACCGCGCCACCATCCGGGTCGCCCTCGACGCGCCCGACGGCGTGGCGGTCAACGGTGACGTGACCTTCAAGATCGCGGGGGGCAAGACGCTCTCCGGGACGCTGAACGGCGGTCGGGTCTTCATCCAGCTGCCGAAGGCGAAGGGGAAGCGGATCAAGCTGACCGTGACCTACGCCGGGAGCGCGGCGGTGGAGTCCACCTCCGAGCAGCTGAAGATCCGGGTGCGCAAGCGCTGA
- a CDS encoding tautomerase family protein: MPNITVELLKGRSVEQRREFARAVADSAVEILGARRQDVRMVFSEITPDIVANGGVLASEDESRAGVVAALADD, encoded by the coding sequence ATGCCCAACATCACCGTCGAGCTGCTCAAGGGCCGCTCGGTCGAGCAGCGCCGCGAGTTCGCCCGGGCTGTCGCCGACAGCGCCGTCGAGATCCTCGGCGCCCGCCGCCAGGACGTCCGCATGGTCTTCAGCGAGATCACCCCGGACATCGTGGCCAACGGCGGCGTGCTCGCCAGCGAGGACGAGAGCCGCGCGGGCGTGGTCGCCGCGCTCGCCGACGACTGA
- a CDS encoding YcnI family protein: MTRTRATLRALAPGLLAGAVLLLTGGAASAHVTITSTTTEAGATAVVRLEVPHGCAGSATTALAVRMPPGVGELTAESTERWAAEPAGESITFTTDDPLPDALRDEVAFSVRLPDEPGAELVFPIVQRCEQGESAWTEVAEDAASREDLDMPAPVIVVTASDGSTGATGAAVAGPGDGRLMTYGAAGVLAAGCVASGAVLVMRRRRA; this comes from the coding sequence ATGACCCGCACCCGCGCGACGCTGCGTGCGCTCGCGCCGGGACTCCTCGCCGGAGCCGTGCTGCTGCTCACCGGTGGCGCCGCCTCCGCCCACGTCACCATCACCTCCACGACCACCGAGGCCGGTGCGACGGCCGTGGTCCGGCTCGAGGTGCCGCACGGGTGTGCGGGTTCGGCGACGACCGCGCTCGCGGTCCGGATGCCGCCCGGCGTCGGCGAGCTCACCGCCGAGAGCACCGAGCGCTGGGCAGCGGAGCCGGCGGGGGAGTCGATCACCTTCACCACGGACGACCCGCTCCCCGACGCCCTGCGCGACGAGGTCGCCTTCTCCGTGCGGCTGCCCGACGAGCCGGGTGCCGAGCTCGTCTTCCCGATCGTGCAGCGCTGCGAGCAGGGCGAGTCGGCGTGGACCGAGGTCGCCGAGGACGCCGCCAGCCGTGAGGACCTCGACATGCCGGCGCCCGTGATCGTGGTGACCGCGTCCGACGGGTCCACCGGCGCGACCGGCGCCGCTGTCGCCGGACCGGGTGACGGGCGGCTGATGACCTACGGCGCCGCCGGCGTCCTCGCGGCCGGCTGCGTGGCCAGCGGTGCCGTCCTCGTGATGCGTCGTCGGCGCGCATGA
- a CDS encoding FixH family protein, with protein sequence MTDPHPRRPRRRLPHHVVVRLLAALLVPLASFLVLGTAAPASAHATLVSTDPAEGAVLDAAPDQVTFTFNEAVIGVPTGIQVFDATGEVVASKATVREAELVVELEDEVGEGTLVVVWRLVSADGHPIGGSLTFSVGEPSATVAVPETSADAGTDAPFVLSLVRWLGYLGLLAAAGLAAFYVLLLPRDAPEAGRHRLRAVARGGALVAIVAFWVAVPLVALYQLGLPTSALGDGSTWATLSTWEYAVPAAVAVGLALAVGVLPAGAPDRARAGLALVGCAVALAAPSMTGHTRATTPEALVIAVDVLHLVAGATWLGGLLAIGLVLRDLTGRDDSGAVVLARFSTWASALLALLVITGTFMAWRVAGSWDALLETGYGSFLLVKVLIVLVAIVIAAWNRFALLPNLQAASGEDRVGAASVLVRTTVAEAGVLVAVLLVTGFLVDRSPEPDVVVTSPSAQGQSGDQSVELDAITADLTLDPLAVGPTTITITLTDDAGRPTEGYEAPRLSLSTTDVDLGEVTLTNQGPGTYAGDLVLPTGGTWEVQVSLRTSEFDNPVKTVRFEVP encoded by the coding sequence ATGACAGACCCCCACCCGCGACGCCCGCGCCGGCGTCTGCCGCACCACGTCGTCGTACGCCTGCTCGCCGCCCTGCTCGTGCCGCTGGCGTCCTTCCTCGTGCTGGGGACGGCGGCTCCCGCGTCGGCGCACGCGACGCTGGTCAGCACCGACCCCGCCGAGGGTGCGGTCCTCGACGCGGCGCCCGACCAGGTGACGTTCACGTTCAACGAGGCCGTGATCGGCGTGCCCACCGGGATCCAGGTCTTCGACGCCACCGGCGAGGTGGTGGCCTCGAAGGCCACGGTGCGGGAGGCCGAGCTCGTCGTCGAGCTCGAGGACGAGGTCGGCGAGGGCACCCTCGTGGTCGTCTGGCGCCTGGTGTCCGCGGACGGGCACCCGATCGGCGGCTCCCTGACGTTCTCGGTCGGTGAGCCGAGCGCCACGGTCGCGGTGCCCGAGACCAGCGCGGACGCCGGCACCGACGCACCGTTCGTGCTCAGCCTCGTCAGGTGGCTGGGCTACCTCGGGCTGCTCGCTGCCGCAGGCCTGGCCGCGTTCTACGTCCTCCTCCTGCCCCGGGACGCCCCCGAGGCCGGTCGGCACAGGCTGCGGGCCGTGGCTCGCGGTGGTGCGCTCGTGGCGATCGTCGCCTTCTGGGTCGCCGTGCCCCTCGTCGCGCTCTACCAGCTCGGGCTGCCCACCTCCGCGCTCGGCGACGGGTCGACCTGGGCGACCCTCTCGACCTGGGAGTACGCCGTCCCGGCCGCCGTCGCGGTCGGCCTCGCCCTCGCGGTCGGCGTCCTGCCCGCCGGGGCGCCGGACCGGGCGCGTGCCGGCCTGGCGCTCGTGGGCTGTGCGGTGGCGCTGGCCGCTCCGTCCATGACCGGGCACACGCGGGCCACGACGCCCGAGGCGCTCGTGATCGCCGTCGACGTGCTCCACCTCGTCGCGGGCGCGACCTGGCTGGGCGGGCTCCTGGCGATCGGGCTCGTCCTGCGCGACCTCACCGGCCGCGACGACTCCGGGGCGGTCGTGCTGGCGCGCTTCTCCACGTGGGCCTCGGCGCTCCTGGCGCTCCTGGTCATCACCGGGACCTTCATGGCGTGGCGGGTGGCCGGCTCGTGGGACGCCCTGCTGGAGACCGGCTACGGCAGCTTCCTCCTGGTCAAGGTGCTCATCGTGCTGGTGGCGATCGTGATCGCCGCCTGGAACCGCTTCGCGCTGCTGCCCAACCTGCAGGCCGCGTCGGGCGAGGACCGGGTCGGTGCCGCGTCGGTCCTGGTGCGGACGACGGTCGCCGAGGCCGGCGTGCTGGTCGCAGTCCTGCTGGTCACCGGCTTCCTGGTGGACCGGAGCCCCGAGCCGGACGTCGTCGTCACCTCACCGTCCGCGCAGGGCCAGAGCGGCGACCAGTCGGTGGAGCTCGACGCCATCACGGCCGACCTCACCCTCGACCCCCTCGCGGTCGGTCCGACGACCATCACGATCACCCTGACCGACGACGCGGGCCGGCCGACCGAGGGCTACGAGGCACCCCGCCTCAGCCTGTCGACGACCGACGTCGACCTCGGCGAGGTGACGCTCACCAACCAGGGCCCGGGCACCTACGCCGGTGACCTGGTCCTGCCGACCGGTGGGACCTGGGAGGTGCAGGTCTCGCTGCGCACGAGCGAGTTCGACAACCCGGTGAAGACCGTCCGCTTCGAGGTCCCCTAG